In the Klebsiella aerogenes KCTC 2190 genome, one interval contains:
- the cyaY gene encoding iron donor protein CyaY, with protein sequence MNDSEFHRLADSLWMTIEERLDDWDGDSDIDCEINGGVLTISFENGSKIIINRQEPLHQVWLATKQGGYHFDLQGDEWICDRSGERFWDLLEQAASNQAGETVSFR encoded by the coding sequence ATGAACGACAGTGAATTCCATCGCCTGGCCGATAGCCTGTGGATGACCATCGAAGAACGTCTGGACGATTGGGACGGCGACAGCGATATCGACTGCGAAATCAACGGCGGCGTGCTGACCATCAGCTTCGAAAATGGCAGTAAGATCATTATTAACCGTCAGGAACCGCTGCATCAGGTCTGGCTGGCGACCAAGCAAGGCGGCTATCACTTCGATCTGCAAGGCGACGAGTGGATCTGCGATCGCAGCGGCGAACGCTTCTGGGATCTGCTGGAGCAGGCGGCGAGCAATCAGGCCGGCGAGACGGTGAGCTTCCGTTAA
- the lptM gene encoding LPS translocon maturation chaperone LptM gives MKNVLPTLAVLFAIFSLTGCGLKGPLYFPPADKTAPPPTRPVNPGIQSATPDRNDRGDNGGPTQVNY, from the coding sequence ATGAAAAACGTTTTACCCACGCTTGCCGTTCTGTTTGCAATCTTCAGCCTGACCGGCTGCGGTTTGAAAGGGCCGCTGTATTTCCCGCCGGCAGACAAAACCGCGCCGCCGCCGACCAGGCCGGTTAACCCAGGCATTCAGAGCGCGACGCCGGATCGTAACGATCGCGGCGATAATGGCGGTCCGACCCAGGTTAACTATTAA